DNA from Flavobacteriales bacterium:
GCAGCAGCACCAGCACCACGGGAACCATGTTGAGGATGATGGCCACCAGGATGTTGGGGCGGTCGAACTCGGCGCGCAGGGACAGCACCGTGGTGATGGTGCCGGCCCCGGCGATCACCGGGAAGGCCAGGGGCACGACGCTGAAGACCATCTGGTCCTCCTCGGCGGGCGTGAGCCCAGGGGCGCTCAGGTCCTCCTTGAAGAGGCGCACGCCCAGGATCATCTCCAATGCGATGAAGAAGAGCACCAGCGACCCCGCCACGGCGAAGCTCCGCACATCGATGCCCACCACCTTGAGGATCGTCTCGCCCAGGTAAAGGAAGGTGATCATGATGGCCATGCTCACCAGCGTGGCCCTGGCCGGGTAGATCTTACCGGCTTTCTGGCGCACCTGAAGGATGAGCGGAATCCCGCCC
Protein-coding regions in this window:
- a CDS encoding MarC family protein produces the protein MFDLAQIGKAFLILFAVIDIVGGIPLILQVRQKAGKIYPARATLVSMAIMITFLYLGETILKVVGIDVRSFAVAGSLVLFFIALEMILGVRLFKEDLSAPGLTPAEEDQMVFSVVPLAFPVIAGAGTITTVLSLRAEFDRPNILVAIILNMVPVVLVLLLTNRIERLLGRVGLIVIKKAFGIILLAIAVKLFAGNITYLFPRA